One Candidatus Margulisiibacteriota bacterium genomic window carries:
- a CDS encoding aspartate kinase yields MALVVQKFGGTSVGDVTKIHNVAKRIIKTKQNGNNVVVVVSAMGHQTDHLVKLAYEVSDNPKAREYDALLATGEQQSAALVAMAINSYGFDAVSLNGHQACIFTEELHLKARILDVDAKRLKKEILEGKIVIVTGFQGVNCNGDTTTIGRGGSDTSAVVLAAALNADVCEIFTDVDGVFTTDPRMLLDARKLDVISYEEMLEFASLGSGVLHPRAVECAKENNIVLHVRSSFHEGEGTIVKEVTNMERKKEVTGVAFDTNTAKIAVLGVKDEPGMAAKLFGLLATAAINVDMIIQSQEEDIRNSITFTVPETDVERAVIISKQFSEDNNAGQVIYDTKVAKISIVGVGMISTPGVAAKMFQALADNSINIELISTSEIKVSCVINEKYTKEAVAALHKIFSLDTSN; encoded by the coding sequence GTGGCCTTAGTTGTGCAAAAATTTGGAGGAACATCCGTTGGCGATGTAACAAAAATACATAATGTTGCCAAAAGAATAATCAAAACCAAGCAAAATGGTAACAATGTTGTTGTGGTTGTATCGGCAATGGGTCATCAAACTGATCATCTCGTCAAATTAGCTTATGAAGTTTCAGATAATCCGAAAGCTCGTGAATACGATGCCTTACTGGCAACTGGGGAGCAGCAGTCAGCAGCGCTTGTCGCTATGGCAATTAATAGTTATGGATTTGATGCGGTTTCACTGAATGGGCATCAAGCCTGTATTTTTACTGAAGAACTTCATCTTAAGGCTCGCATATTGGATGTTGATGCGAAACGTTTGAAAAAAGAAATATTAGAAGGAAAGATCGTTATTGTAACTGGGTTCCAAGGGGTTAATTGTAATGGCGATACGACTACTATTGGCCGGGGAGGCTCTGATACTTCTGCGGTTGTTCTTGCGGCAGCTCTTAATGCAGATGTCTGCGAGATTTTTACTGATGTTGACGGGGTGTTTACAACGGATCCAAGAATGCTTCTAGATGCTCGTAAACTTGATGTCATTTCCTATGAAGAAATGTTGGAATTTGCAAGTTTAGGTTCTGGTGTTTTACATCCCAGAGCTGTTGAATGTGCTAAAGAAAATAATATAGTTTTACATGTACGGTCTAGTTTTCATGAAGGGGAAGGTACTATTGTTAAGGAGGTTACTAATATGGAAAGAAAGAAAGAAGTTACCGGAGTAGCGTTTGATACTAATACTGCAAAAATTGCTGTGCTTGGTGTTAAGGATGAGCCTGGAATGGCAGCAAAGTTATTCGGCTTATTAGCAACAGCTGCTATTAACGTCGATATGATAATTCAAAGTCAGGAAGAAGATATCAGGAACTCCATAACGTTCACGGTTCCTGAAACCGATGTCGAAAGAGCCGTTATAATATCAAAGCAGTTTAGCGAAGATAACAATGCCGGGCAAGTAATTTATGATACTAAAGTTGCTAAGATTTCTATTGTTGGTGTCGGAATGATTTCAACACCTGGCGTTGCCGCAAAAATGTTTCAAGCTCTGGCTGATAATTCCATTAATATTGAGTTAATTAGTACGTCAGAGATTAAAGTTTCTTGTGTTATTAATGAAAAATATACAAAAGAAGCTGTGGCGGCCTTGCATAAGATATTTTCATTAGATACTTCTAATTAA
- a CDS encoding glycosyl transferase, translating to MTYNETEKVLSDLLQKFPAIHILGKSIYKRLNYLIYKKKYNYKCYYKLHQFQVGDKETFFGYYDKSPINSTNEYVIFHEAERETNKLPDPSVPIRIHLYDVNANKVVSSFASKTYNWQQGTKCQWIDATRFIFNDYDEKADKYTSKIINAQTRSLEKIIDFPIYDVYQNTALSLNYDRLAVLRPDYGYRNRLNKRVTANLYEDGIYIVDLKKNKSELLISIKDVIAISYNAKMSEAQHKVNHIMISPNGKKFIFLHRYFIDGKKQDRLILSDINGKDLKVLADHDMVSHCCWWQNDKVVTFKRDFNQGDKYYAINVDNGHKEILGGKKINAFGDGHPSIFNENMIFDTFPYKSRMRDLYMFNINTGELRKLGEFFEPFAYFGECRCDLHPKWSLDGKRIFIDSVHTGRRSLYMLELDDQLVDLNAKEPRKEVVNAYLPSHMEH from the coding sequence ATGACATATAATGAAACAGAAAAAGTGTTATCTGATTTGTTGCAAAAGTTTCCGGCAATTCATATTCTAGGGAAAAGTATTTACAAGCGCCTGAATTATTTGATCTATAAAAAAAAATATAATTATAAATGTTATTATAAATTGCATCAATTTCAGGTGGGCGATAAAGAAACCTTTTTTGGCTATTACGATAAATCTCCTATTAATAGTACGAATGAATATGTAATTTTTCATGAAGCGGAAAGGGAGACAAATAAACTTCCAGATCCTTCTGTCCCGATAAGAATACATTTATATGATGTAAATGCAAATAAGGTAGTAAGTTCGTTTGCTTCAAAAACTTATAATTGGCAGCAAGGAACTAAATGCCAGTGGATAGATGCTACTCGCTTTATTTTTAACGATTATGATGAAAAAGCCGATAAATACACATCAAAAATAATAAACGCCCAGACTAGATCATTGGAAAAAATTATAGATTTTCCTATTTATGATGTTTACCAGAATACTGCATTATCATTGAATTATGATCGACTCGCGGTTCTTCGCCCTGATTATGGTTATCGTAATCGCCTGAATAAAAGAGTTACCGCTAACCTTTATGAAGATGGAATCTATATTGTTGATTTAAAGAAGAATAAAAGTGAACTTCTTATCTCCATTAAAGATGTAATTGCTATTTCCTATAACGCCAAAATGTCTGAAGCACAGCATAAAGTTAATCACATTATGATAAGTCCCAATGGTAAAAAATTTATTTTTTTGCACAGATACTTTATTGATGGAAAAAAACAGGACAGGTTAATCTTGTCTGATATTAATGGAAAAGATCTAAAGGTCTTGGCTGACCACGATATGGTGAGCCATTGCTGTTGGTGGCAAAACGATAAAGTGGTTACTTTTAAACGAGATTTTAACCAAGGCGACAAATATTATGCAATAAATGTTGATAACGGTCATAAAGAGATTCTGGGCGGAAAGAAAATAAATGCTTTCGGAGACGGGCATCCGAGTATTTTTAATGAAAATATGATTTTTGATACCTTTCCCTATAAATCTCGAATGCGTGACCTGTATATGTTTAATATTAACACTGGGGAACTCAGAAAACTGGGAGAGTTTTTTGAGCCCTTTGCATATTTTGGAGAATGCAGATGTGATCTTCATCCCAAATGGTCCCTGGATGGAAAAAGAATATTTATAGATTCGGTCCATACGGGAAGAAGAAGTTTATATATGCTGGAATTAGATGATCAATTGGTTGACTTGAATGCTAAAGAACCTAGAAAAGAGGTAGTAAATGCATATTTGCCAAGTCATATGGAACATTGA
- a CDS encoding cell shape determination protein CcmA — protein sequence MSIFNGKNYVEQGVTTLIGRGTEFKGTIDTQGSVRIEGLMEGQINAQGDIYVGEQSQVKADMIGKKIVVAGEVTGTIEAINGLEITSTGKVYGDVIGSQLVIAEGAIYKGKVNMDLISSKSVYDEVNSQKKTEVNEDKIALSTSKS from the coding sequence GTGAGCATATTTAATGGAAAAAACTATGTCGAACAAGGTGTTACGACGCTTATCGGAAGAGGAACTGAATTCAAGGGAACCATTGATACGCAAGGTTCAGTAAGGATTGAAGGGTTGATGGAAGGGCAGATTAATGCCCAAGGGGACATCTATGTTGGCGAACAGAGCCAGGTAAAAGCTGACATGATTGGAAAAAAAATAGTCGTTGCGGGAGAGGTCACCGGGACGATTGAAGCGATTAACGGATTAGAAATAACGAGTACCGGAAAAGTATATGGCGATGTCATCGGGTCTCAATTAGTGATTGCCGAGGGCGCAATTTACAAAGGAAAAGTCAATATGGACCTGATTTCATCGAAAAGTGTCTACGATGAAGTCAATAGCCAGAAGAAAACTGAAGTTAATGAAGATAAGATTGCATTAAGTACCTCAAAAAGTTAA
- the rsmI gene encoding 16S rRNA (cytidine(1402)-2'-O)-methyltransferase produces MKQSTNNSGILYIIALPIGNYSDISNRMIETLRSVEIIACEDTRVTGLLLQHLNLKKKLLSYYEHVEQNKSEVIIDHLLQGTDIALVSDAGTPLISDPGYVVVRKAREKNIPVIPVPGPSAVMSALSVSGMSSNKFYFAGFLPKVNNKLSEEIFSWKDKAGSTIVFFESGQRIKDTLQVMETILSGQKLFLAREMTKAYEQYLYGQIIEVLEQLSETVKGEITCVIEIPPKDKIIEEKYVQLAHGMMSKGMHRKDVVQLLSENLNLPKNQLKKILED; encoded by the coding sequence TTGAAACAATCAACCAATAACTCAGGAATACTCTATATCATAGCACTCCCTATCGGGAATTATTCGGATATCTCCAACAGGATGATTGAAACATTGCGAAGTGTCGAAATCATTGCATGTGAAGACACCCGGGTAACCGGACTGCTTTTACAACACCTTAATCTCAAAAAGAAATTATTGAGTTACTATGAGCATGTTGAGCAGAATAAGTCGGAGGTTATCATTGATCATCTACTTCAAGGAACTGATATCGCGCTTGTATCAGACGCAGGAACCCCGCTTATCAGCGATCCTGGCTACGTTGTTGTCCGTAAGGCACGAGAGAAAAATATTCCTGTCATACCTGTACCCGGACCATCCGCAGTAATGTCCGCCTTATCTGTCAGCGGAATGTCCTCAAACAAGTTCTATTTTGCAGGATTTTTGCCAAAAGTTAATAACAAATTGAGTGAAGAGATCTTCTCTTGGAAAGACAAGGCAGGCAGTACTATCGTATTCTTTGAGAGCGGGCAGCGAATAAAAGATACACTCCAGGTTATGGAAACGATCCTGTCTGGACAGAAGCTTTTTCTGGCAAGAGAGATGACGAAGGCCTATGAACAATACCTCTATGGTCAAATAATAGAGGTATTAGAACAATTAAGCGAAACTGTCAAAGGTGAAATAACCTGTGTTATTGAAATACCGCCGAAAGATAAGATTATCGAAGAGAAATATGTCCAGTTAGCCCATGGCATGATGTCCAAGGGAATGCACCGCAAAGATGTTGTCCAGCTGCTCAGCGAAAATCTAAATTTACCGAAAAATCAGCTGAAAAAAATTTTAGAAGATTAA